A region of the Fusobacteria bacterium ZRK30 genome:
GCATGCTGGACGTGTCAAAATATTTTTGAAGAGCCTGGCTGTCCAAAGGATGATGATATGAATATAATATATGAAGCTGTTTTAAATTCCGATTGTATTATATTTGCAACACCTATCTATTCATGGTATTGCACGCCGCCTATGAAGGCAGTTATGGACAGACTGGTTTATGGTATGAATAAATACTATGGGGATTCTAAAGGTCCCTGCCTTTGGGAAGGGAAAAAGTGTGCATTGGTTACCACATGCGGCTATGAAATCCAAGAGGGAGCCGGAGTCTTTGAGGAGGGGCTGAAGAGATATTCAAAACACTCAAATTTAGAATATATAGGAAAATTAGCTGTTCGGGATATTGATGGGAAGAAATATTTTCAAAATAAATTTACAGTAAAAGCTGCAAAAGAGTTTGCCGAAAAGGTATTTAAATCACTTTGATTAACAGATATGGATAAAATATCCTAAGTTTTATATATCGTTTAATCTTAATAGAGAAAGGCTCTCAAAATTGGGAAACCTTCTCTAATTATTGAAGAAGTTATAATTCTAAGAGATTGTAAAAATATGTTTGAAAGTAATATTAATAATGAAATTATAATAAAAACCCCCTCAGAAATTTCTGAGGGGGTTCATTAATTTTTACAGGTTAATTTCTTTATTGATAACAATTTTCTTTCCTGCTTTTCTCCATTCAGCAAATTCAGCTACAGCTGTAAATAATGCGTCTGTTGAAGAGTTAAGACCAGTTTCTACTGAATCCTGAATTACTCCGATTACGAATCCTACTCCAACAACCTGCATTGCTACTTCATTTGGGATACCAAATAAACTACAAGCTAATGGGATAAGAAGTAATGATCCACCTGCTACACCAGATGCTCCACAAGCACTGACAGCTGATAAGATACTTAAGATAAGAGCAGTTCCGAAGTCTACCTGGATACCTAATGTATGTACTGCTGCAAGAGTTAATACAGATATTGTGATAGCTGCTCCTGCCATGTTTATTGTAGCTCCTAAAGGAATAGATACTGAATACATGTCTTTGTCTAATCCTAATTCCTCACATAATTCCATATTTACCGGGATGTTAGCAGCCGAACTTCTAGTGAAGAAAGCTGTAAGTCCACTTTGCTTTAGACATCTAAATACTAATGGATAAGGATTTTGTCTCATCATAACAAATGCAATAGTTGGATTTACTACAAGTGCCATAAATGCCATAGCTCCTAATAATAATCCTAATAATTTACCGTAAGCTAATAATGAACCTAATCCACTAGTTGCGATTGAGTTGAATACTAATCCCATGATACCGAATGGTGCTAAATGAATAACCCATCTTACAACTTGAGATAAAGCGTTTGAGAAATCTGTGATCATTGTTTTAGTAGAAGCTGGTGCATGCTTTAATGCTACTCCTAATAATAATGCCCAAACTAAGATTCCGATATAGTTAGCATTTGATAATGCATTGATTGGATTGTCTACAACGTTCATTAATAATGTTTTTAATACTTCACTTACACCACTTGGAGGAGATACATTTTCTACTCCTTTTCCTAAAGCGATAGTTACCGGGAATATGAAACTTCCTACTACTGCAACTACACCGGCTAAGAATGTTCCGATAAGGTAAAGACTGATAACTGATTTCATATTTGTTTTTTGACCAGGTTTATGCTGCGATACTGCTGACATTACTAAGAAAAATACTAAGATAGGTGCTACTGCTTTTAGTGCTCCTACAAATAATGATCCTAATAATCCAACTGGTGCAGCTGCCACTGGTGCAGCGATTGATAAGATAATACCAACGATTAAACCGA
Encoded here:
- the sstT gene encoding serine/threonine transporter SstT, whose protein sequence is MFSKWNQLSLVKRIIVGLIVGIILSIAAPVAAAPVGLLGSLFVGALKAVAPILVFFLVMSAVSQHKPGQKTNMKSVISLYLIGTFLAGVVAVVGSFIFPVTIALGKGVENVSPPSGVSEVLKTLLMNVVDNPINALSNANYIGILVWALLLGVALKHAPASTKTMITDFSNALSQVVRWVIHLAPFGIMGLVFNSIATSGLGSLLAYGKLLGLLLGAMAFMALVVNPTIAFVMMRQNPYPLVFRCLKQSGLTAFFTRSSAANIPVNMELCEELGLDKDMYSVSIPLGATINMAGAAITISVLTLAAVHTLGIQVDFGTALILSILSAVSACGASGVAGGSLLLIPLACSLFGIPNEVAMQVVGVGFVIGVIQDSVETGLNSSTDALFTAVAEFAEWRKAGKKIVINKEINL
- a CDS encoding flavodoxin family protein is translated as MRICILFGSLRSSSNTRLLLEPFVDELKQLGAEIDYITLKDKHIEPCTACWTCQNIFEEPGCPKDDDMNIIYEAVLNSDCIIFATPIYSWYCTPPMKAVMDRLVYGMNKYYGDSKGPCLWEGKKCALVTTCGYEIQEGAGVFEEGLKRYSKHSNLEYIGKLAVRDIDGKKYFQNKFTVKAAKEFAEKVFKSL